Proteins from a single region of Manis javanica isolate MJ-LG chromosome 5, MJ_LKY, whole genome shotgun sequence:
- the RALY gene encoding RNA-binding protein Raly isoform X3 — MSLKIQTSNVTNKNDPKSINSRVFIGNLNTAVVKKSDVETIFSKYGRVAGCSVHKGYAFVQYANERHARAAVLGENGRVLAGQTLDINMAGEPKPNRPKGLKRAASAIYSGYSFDYDYYRDDFYDRLFDYRGRLSPVPVPRAVPVKRPRVTVPLVRRVKTTIPVKLFARSTAITTGSAKIKLKSSELQTIKTELTQIKSNIDALLGRLEQIAEEQKANPDGKKKSDSSSGSGGGCSGGSSRPPAPQEDTASEAGTPQGEAQARDDGDEEGLLTHSEEELEHSQDTDAEDGALQ; from the exons ATGTCCTTAAAGATCCAGACAAGCAACGTGACCAACAAGAATGACCCCAAGTCCATCAACTCTCGGGTCTTCATTGGAAACCTCAACACAGCGGTGGTGAAGAAGTCAGATGTGGAGACAATCTTCTCCAAGTATGGCCGTGTGGCCGGCTGTTCTGTGCACAAGGGTTATGCCTTTGTCCAGTATGCCAACGAGCGCCATGCCCGGGCAGCTGTGCTGGGAGAGAATGGGCGGGTGCTGGCCGGGCAGACCCTCG ACATCAACATGGCTGGAGAGCCCAAGCCCAACAGACCTAAGGGGCTAAAGAGAGCAGCATCTGCCATATACAG TGGCTACAGCTTTGACTATGATTACTACCGGGACGACTTCTACGACAG GCTCTTCGACTATCGGGGCCGCCTGTCGCCAGTGCCAGTGCCCAGGGCAGTCCCTGTGAAGCGACCTCGGGTCACAGTCCCCTTGGTCCGGCGTGTCAAAACCACCATACCCGTCAAGCTCTTTGCCCGCTCCACTGCCATCACCACTGGTTCAGCCAAGATCAAGC TAAAGAGCAGTGAGCTGCAGACCATCAAGACAGAGCTGACGCAGATCAAGTCCAACATCGATGCCCTGCTGGGTCGCTTGGAGCAGATTGCTGAGGAACAGAAGGCTAATCCAG ATGGCAAGAAGAAAAGTGACAGCAGCAGTGGCAGCGGTGGCGGCTGTAGTGGTGGCAGCAGCCGGCCGCCAGCCCCCCAGGAGGACACAGCTTCCGAAGCAGGCACGCCCCAGGGAGAAGCACAGGCTCGAGACGACGGTGATGAGGAGGGGCTGCTGACCCACAGCGAGGAAGAGCTG GAGCACAGCCAGGACACAGATGCAGAGGATGGGGCCTTGCAGTAA
- the RALY gene encoding RNA-binding protein Raly isoform X2 has translation MNSASLHPLSGVCDFGLNQVATMSLKIQTSNVTNKNDPKSINSRVFIGNLNTAVVKKSDVETIFSKYGRVAGCSVHKGYAFVQYANERHARAAVLGENGRVLAGQTLDINMAGEPKPNRPKGLKRAASAIYRLFDYRGRLSPVPVPRAVPVKRPRVTVPLVRRVKTTIPVKLFARSTAITTGSAKIKLKSSELQTIKTELTQIKSNIDALLGRLEQIAEEQKANPDGKKKSDSSSGSGGGCSGGSSRPPAPQEDTASEAGTPQGEAQARDDGDEEGLLTHSEEELEHSQDTDAEDGALQ, from the exons GTGGCCACCATGTCCTTAAAGATCCAGACAAGCAACGTGACCAACAAGAATGACCCCAAGTCCATCAACTCTCGGGTCTTCATTGGAAACCTCAACACAGCGGTGGTGAAGAAGTCAGATGTGGAGACAATCTTCTCCAAGTATGGCCGTGTGGCCGGCTGTTCTGTGCACAAGGGTTATGCCTTTGTCCAGTATGCCAACGAGCGCCATGCCCGGGCAGCTGTGCTGGGAGAGAATGGGCGGGTGCTGGCCGGGCAGACCCTCG ACATCAACATGGCTGGAGAGCCCAAGCCCAACAGACCTAAGGGGCTAAAGAGAGCAGCATCTGCCATATACAG GCTCTTCGACTATCGGGGCCGCCTGTCGCCAGTGCCAGTGCCCAGGGCAGTCCCTGTGAAGCGACCTCGGGTCACAGTCCCCTTGGTCCGGCGTGTCAAAACCACCATACCCGTCAAGCTCTTTGCCCGCTCCACTGCCATCACCACTGGTTCAGCCAAGATCAAGC TAAAGAGCAGTGAGCTGCAGACCATCAAGACAGAGCTGACGCAGATCAAGTCCAACATCGATGCCCTGCTGGGTCGCTTGGAGCAGATTGCTGAGGAACAGAAGGCTAATCCAG ATGGCAAGAAGAAAAGTGACAGCAGCAGTGGCAGCGGTGGCGGCTGTAGTGGTGGCAGCAGCCGGCCGCCAGCCCCCCAGGAGGACACAGCTTCCGAAGCAGGCACGCCCCAGGGAGAAGCACAGGCTCGAGACGACGGTGATGAGGAGGGGCTGCTGACCCACAGCGAGGAAGAGCTG GAGCACAGCCAGGACACAGATGCAGAGGATGGGGCCTTGCAGTAA
- the RALY gene encoding RNA-binding protein Raly isoform X1, producing the protein MNSASLHPLSGVCDFGLNQVATMSLKIQTSNVTNKNDPKSINSRVFIGNLNTAVVKKSDVETIFSKYGRVAGCSVHKGYAFVQYANERHARAAVLGENGRVLAGQTLDINMAGEPKPNRPKGLKRAASAIYSGYSFDYDYYRDDFYDRLFDYRGRLSPVPVPRAVPVKRPRVTVPLVRRVKTTIPVKLFARSTAITTGSAKIKLKSSELQTIKTELTQIKSNIDALLGRLEQIAEEQKANPDGKKKSDSSSGSGGGCSGGSSRPPAPQEDTASEAGTPQGEAQARDDGDEEGLLTHSEEELEHSQDTDAEDGALQ; encoded by the exons GTGGCCACCATGTCCTTAAAGATCCAGACAAGCAACGTGACCAACAAGAATGACCCCAAGTCCATCAACTCTCGGGTCTTCATTGGAAACCTCAACACAGCGGTGGTGAAGAAGTCAGATGTGGAGACAATCTTCTCCAAGTATGGCCGTGTGGCCGGCTGTTCTGTGCACAAGGGTTATGCCTTTGTCCAGTATGCCAACGAGCGCCATGCCCGGGCAGCTGTGCTGGGAGAGAATGGGCGGGTGCTGGCCGGGCAGACCCTCG ACATCAACATGGCTGGAGAGCCCAAGCCCAACAGACCTAAGGGGCTAAAGAGAGCAGCATCTGCCATATACAG TGGCTACAGCTTTGACTATGATTACTACCGGGACGACTTCTACGACAG GCTCTTCGACTATCGGGGCCGCCTGTCGCCAGTGCCAGTGCCCAGGGCAGTCCCTGTGAAGCGACCTCGGGTCACAGTCCCCTTGGTCCGGCGTGTCAAAACCACCATACCCGTCAAGCTCTTTGCCCGCTCCACTGCCATCACCACTGGTTCAGCCAAGATCAAGC TAAAGAGCAGTGAGCTGCAGACCATCAAGACAGAGCTGACGCAGATCAAGTCCAACATCGATGCCCTGCTGGGTCGCTTGGAGCAGATTGCTGAGGAACAGAAGGCTAATCCAG ATGGCAAGAAGAAAAGTGACAGCAGCAGTGGCAGCGGTGGCGGCTGTAGTGGTGGCAGCAGCCGGCCGCCAGCCCCCCAGGAGGACACAGCTTCCGAAGCAGGCACGCCCCAGGGAGAAGCACAGGCTCGAGACGACGGTGATGAGGAGGGGCTGCTGACCCACAGCGAGGAAGAGCTG GAGCACAGCCAGGACACAGATGCAGAGGATGGGGCCTTGCAGTAA